The Planctomicrobium piriforme genome has a segment encoding these proteins:
- a CDS encoding plasmid stabilization protein — MPRGDKSAYTDKQKRKAEHIEDSYEERGVSKKEAERRAWATVNASSGGGKKSGTGRGRKESQAPSRKGGKAGGKASAARSAAERSASAKKAAATRKRNKAHKS, encoded by the coding sequence ATGCCACGCGGTGACAAGTCAGCCTACACTGACAAACAGAAGCGAAAAGCGGAGCACATCGAAGACTCGTATGAGGAGCGAGGGGTTTCTAAAAAGGAAGCTGAGCGTCGAGCCTGGGCGACCGTGAACGCGTCATCCGGCGGTGGGAAGAAATCGGGCACAGGGCGGGGCAGAAAAGAGTCTCAAGCCCCCTCTCGCAAGGGTGGCAAGGCTGGCGGGAAAGCATCTGCTGCCCGATCAGCCGCCGAACGCTCCGCATCAGCCAAGAAAGCCGCAGCGACCAGAAAGCGGAACAAGGCCCACAAAAGCTGA